A window of the Sabethes cyaneus chromosome 1, idSabCyanKW18_F2, whole genome shotgun sequence genome harbors these coding sequences:
- the LOC128745321 gene encoding aldehyde dehydrogenase X, mitochondrial-like gives MANPNQEIKYTKLFINNQFVDASSGKTFPTINPATGEKIIDVAEGDKADVDKAVLAAKAAFARSAPWRQMDASARGKLLNKLANLIERDINTLANLESLDNGKSFADSVFDMNCAVDVFRYYAGWADKVHGSTVPSDGPVLTYIRKEPVGVVGQIIPWNYPVLMVSWKWAPALAVGCTLVLKPAEQTPLSALYLAALTKEAGFPDGVINVVNGYGPTVGAAIVNNSDIRKVAFTGSVETGRIISEGSSKTNLKRVSLELGGKSPLVVFSDVDLDEAVEIAHNAIFANHGQNCCAGSRTFVQEEIYDAFVEKAAKMAKERKVGDPFADGTQQGPQVDEEQFKKILNYIDSANKEGAKLQAGGKRFGDVGYFVEPTVFSDVTDCMTIAREEIFGPVQSIFKFKTLDEVIERANNTEYGLAAGVLTNNINNAIIFSNAVEAGSVWVNCYDYVVPTTPFGGFKQSGHGRELGYSGIELYTETKTVTIKLPTKI, from the exons CTTTTCATCAATAATCAGTTTGTGGACGCATCAAGTGGAAAAACTTTCCCAACTATCAATCCGGCAACCGGGGAAAAAATCATTGATGTAGCCGAGGGTGACAAAGCGGATGTTGATAAGGCCGTACTGGCAGCAAAGGCAGCATTTGCACGGAGTGCTCCATGGCGTCAGATGGACGCTTCGGCTCGTGGGAAGCTGCTGAACAAATTGGCCAATTTAATTGAACGAGACATCAACACTCTTGCGAATCTGGAATCGTTGGATAATGGAAAATCGTTTGCTGATTCAGTTTTTGATATGAACTGTGCTGTGGACGTCTTTCGGTACTATGCTGGCTGGGCTGATAAAGTTCACGGAAGTACAGTTCCATCAGATGGGCCCGTGCTGACATATATAAGAAAGGAGCCAGTTGGAGTTGTGGGCCAAATAATTCCATGGAATTATCCGGTGCTGATGGTGTCCTGGAAATGGGCTCCAGCATTGGCTGTTGGTTGTACTCTGGTGCTGAAACCCGCAGAACAAACTCCACTGAGTGCCTTATACTTAGCCGCATTAACTAAAGAGGCTGGTTTTCCTGATGGTGTGATTAACGTTGTAAATGGTTATGGGCCAACCGTTGGCGCTGCTATTGTGAACAATTCTGACATAAGAAAGGTAGCGTTTACTGGATCGGTAGAAACAGGTCGCATCATAAGCGAGGGATCGTCGAAAACAAATTTGAAGCGCGTGTCACTAGAACTAGGTGGTAAAAGCCCGTTGGTTGTTTTTAGCGATGTGGATT TGGATGAAGCTGTTGAAATTGCTCACAATGCTATCTTTGCTAATCATGGACAGAACTGCTGTGCTGGTAGTCGTACTTTTGTTCAGGAAGAGATATACGATGCATTTGTAGAGAAAGCGGCGAAAATGGCTAAAGAACGCAAAGTAGGAGATCCGTTTGCTGATGGTACTCAACAAGGACCTCAAGTTGACGAAGAACAGTTCAAAAAGATTTTGAACTATATCGATTCCGCCAATAAGGAAGGAGCAAAGCTACAAGCAGGAGGCAAGCGATTTGGAGATGTTGGTTATTTCGTTGAACCAACTGTATTTTCCGATGTGACCGACTGCATGACAATTGCACGCGAGGAGATTTTTGGACCAGtgcaaagtattttcaaattcaaaacgTTGGATGAGGTGATCGAGAGAGCAAACAACACAGAGTATGGTCTGGCAGCTGGTGTTCTGACAAACAATATCAACAATGCAATAATTTTCTCCAATGCAGTCGAAGCTGGATCCGTCTG GGTAAATTGTTATGATTATGTAGTACCAACGACTCCATTTGGTGGATTTAAGCAGTCCGGGCACGGCCGGGAACTGGGTTACAGCGGAATAGAATTGTACACAGAGACTAAAACTGTAACAATTAAGTTACCAACGAAGATATAA